A genomic region of Leptolyngbya sp. NIES-2104 contains the following coding sequences:
- a CDS encoding DUF3368 domain-containing protein — protein MIIISDTSPICYLILINHIEVLPQLFQTILIPTAVQQELLNEQAGESVCNWIQHPPTWLNIQTLSQPLLSFPANLGAGEREAITLAAALKAEFAIIDDLDARAAAQQLNLTVIGTLGILYRAGIAGLIDFPTAIAQLQQTSFHVSQTLVQQLLDQYNRNV, from the coding sequence ATGATCATCATCAGTGATACCTCTCCCATCTGCTATCTCATCCTGATCAATCACATTGAAGTACTCCCACAACTTTTCCAAACCATTCTGATTCCAACCGCCGTGCAACAAGAGCTTCTCAACGAACAAGCAGGCGAATCCGTTTGCAATTGGATTCAACACCCTCCCACATGGCTCAACATTCAAACTCTCTCTCAACCCCTTCTTTCCTTCCCTGCTAATCTCGGTGCTGGAGAACGCGAAGCCATCACTCTCGCAGCCGCACTCAAAGCTGAGTTTGCAATCATCGATGATCTCGATGCCCGTGCTGCCGCTCAACAGCTTAATCTCACCGTTATCGGCACACTCGGCATCTTATATCGTGCTGGAATTGCAGGACTGATTGATTTTCCAACTGCGATCGCACAACTCCAGCAAACCTCCTTTCACGTCTCCCAAACACTCGTCCAACAATTACTAGATCAATACAATCGCAATGTCTGA